GAATGAGATAACATGATGAGACAGCCAAAATATCTTACTACATACCTGTATTTACAGCACATTTGCATTGCATCAAATATTGTATTTTACCCATGTAAGCCATTGTACCAACAGGTTGTTTTCCAGAAGCCAATTGAGAAACAGTCTTCATTAGAATCCTTGCAACCTGCAGATACACTGAAGGCTATTACTACGCCATTGAACAAAACTGAGGTAAGCGAAAGCAGACTAAAGAAAAAGGGCTCTGACGGAATACAATATGTACTCAACCAATAACAGCTGCTAAAAGAATGACTATTGATTAGTATCATCAGAGCTAAGGAATAGCATACAAACCTGCAAAAGCAAAACAACATTGTCTCCTTCATAAGTGCAAGCAGGAACATAGACAGCAAACAATTCAGGAAGCCCACTGCTGTTCAGGTAACCATGCCCACCACAGAGCTTTCGGCATTCTTCAATTGCATCCTGCATAACAGAGAAAAATTACCATTAGAACAATGAATTGTGAAATTTATTGATGTGTATACCTACTAGAGACCATGCATATAGCTAAACCATAGGACCATAATTTACCGCACAGAGAATTGCAATAGAGCTTCAGTAATACAAGTAAATTGACTAAACCATAGCAGATAGAAGTCTGTGTAACTAGTGGTCTCAGCTTATGAATGACATAACACAAAGAGTACCTAAGAAACATGGATGTGATGAAGGGAACTTACACCCATCTGGCAGAGTGATGGGCTGATGGCTTTTAGAACCCACTTTTATACTACTGGGGAATAATCAGATTATTAACTCAAGTCGGCAGCAAACTAAATTCTACAGCAGAGCCAAAGAGGGCCAATGAATAAACCCCATTCAGTATGACCAGTAAACCATTAACATGTTTAACAGCTAAAAGCGTTACTGAATCAATTCATTCCACGTACAGCTGTTGCAGATGTTGTCACAGCCTTCAGACCAGCAGTACAGGCATGAGCTTCTTGCAGTGTTGAGAAATCCTTGGCTTCCAGTTTCTGTGTAACATCCGTGTACAGCCACTTGAGCCAATCACCCACGAATCTGAAAGCATATGCTGAGGCCAGCAAAGGAAAGAGCCTGCTCTGTTGAGTCTTGTAATTAAGGACCTGTAACCAGTTTGAATACATTAACTGACAGTCGTTGGTAGTGAAAAGTTGCAGAAATTATCCTTGTACTAGTATGCACAGTAACAGTGGACAAATTAATTCACAAACTTTGAAAACTTAAGAGGCCTATGGATAGTTTGTCCACGCAGTTGTGtgataaaaatggaaaataatcAGCACCAACTAAGCTGCTCATTTCTATGGAACTGCAAGTGGTATTTGAGGTGCATACGAGCATAAATATAATCACATGATGTCAACAGTCAGCATGCTTGTACTCCCTACGATGCCTGCCTAATGCATAGCTATCATTTATTAGTtattttcatatgatcagtttaATTTTTAGTTGAGTAGAGTAGTGTATTGATGCATCCAAAATACGCATCATATTTCCTAGTGATTTCATGAATATCTTTGCGAAGATCTCGTGAAAACAAAGTCAACTGTACCAGCCACGCTTTGATTGGACACTCCAAAAGGTTTGGAGCAGTGCAGTACCCGCCTGAccgtaccccccccccccccacacacacacacgggTTTGTCACAAACCAAACAATTTTCGTGAAGGCAGTGGGGTCCAATGACTTTCAGAGACAGCACAAAACCCTATCCCAGCGGTTATTTAAAGACGGCATCAATCCACATCAAAGGGGTGACCACAGAACTATCTCAAGACACCAAAAAGCCACCAGGAGACCTAGCCACCACCATTTTCACCATAATTCATCCATTAGATCCATTGTAATGGGTCTCCTCCATCATTTCTCAGTATAAACATTCATCGCATCAAGAAAGTTATTCATCTTTGCCTTTAATTGTGTGTCCCATTTATTTGATGATGATCTTCCCCGTTATTATTATGAGTTTCATTTTCATTGCGATGAGCGAGTAGTCCTCTTAGGTATAGAGGGAGGCAACAACTGCGTGGATGACCAAGTTGTTGATCGGGGCTCCATGACAGGGACTACACTTGGCTGCAGCGAAGAAGTTCCACAGGGGATCAATGGTGTACAACCATGGCATGTAAGATGTTATTCCAGGATCTGTCTCTTAATAGATGTGTATGACGACGATGTCATGTGCACTGAAGGATGATCGTTCTTGTCCAATGACCGGCCACAAGAGACCGGAGGGCAAGAGGAGATTAGGGTATGCCACCCATCTGACAAGCATATTTAATTCCTATGGTCAATCTTTATCTTATTTATTCTGTAACATGTAGATCATTTCTCGATCTGTGCAACCAACTAGCTACGTGGTTTTGGCGTGTCCTCTACCCTACTTTTATTTATTGTTGTCATCCTGTTAATTTCAGCATTATTTAGTTCTAGCAATTAATAGTAGAATTATTATTTAGGATTTTATAATTACAAGTATTTAATCCCCTACATTAAAACCAAAAGATTCAGTAATTGCAGGGTTAGACTACGGTGCAAGTTCGGTAGACCAACTACCTGCATGACGAATCGATATTTAAACCTAGGATCACTTTAGGGATTTCGTGTTGCACGTTCTCCGTAGTGACATTGGGAGAACAGCCGCATATAACAAGGACGCGTTACAAAGCAGCACGTATTCAGAAAATTACTTCATAGCTCAACAGAGAAAATGAATAAATAATGATAGAAAAGGCTTGGTATTGTAGTACCTGAGTCTCAGGGCCACCAACTTGAGAGCCAAACTGCTTTCGGATAGCGCTGTATCGTACAGCAATGCAAACAGCACGGGACAAAGCCTTAGAAGCATCTGCAACAATTGACTGACGAACAAAAACCATTGTTCCATAAAGCAGCTGCTTTGGAACATCTGAGTGTACATATTTCCCCTCCCTCGTAACTTGTGAAAGCCTAGAAAGCAAGAAACCGTGTCAAGTTTGAGGAGGGTCACACCAAATACTGCCAGAATAAAGCATGGCAATCCAATGGACAGACCTCATCAACATCTGATCCCTCGGGATGCGCACATGGTCAAATCGTAGAACACCATTATCCATACTGTTATATGCACCACTACCAAATTTTCCACCAATATCACCAAGGGTAACACCAGGAAGCGGTGAGTGATCCTCTAAGCTTCGAAGTTGCACAATGAAACCTGGAAAACGGGCATACATGAGATGCAACAGAAGAAACCGCTTAAATGTCACCTTAATAACCAAAACACTCTACCGTGTATGCCGTAGTCCTTTCCTTCAGTTATCAGTCGGGCATACACAACTGCATGAGTGGAAGCTTTACCCAAGCCACCAGGCCACCACTGTAcacgagaaaaaaatatatataaaaaaaagaattaggGAACATGATCTTGGCCAAATTTCTAATGTTTTAAAATAAACCAATATGGTAACAGTTGATTTATAAAATTTTACTTTGCTGGAGGTCAGAGTTGGGCTGTGGATAACAAACTCATCAGTGTTCGGATCAAACGTAGCAGTTGTTTCAAGGCCCTGAACATTTGATCCATGACCAAGTTCAGTCTGAGCATAGCATCCAATGATTTGGAACTTGTAGGCCAGTGGTAACCacttctgctgctgctcttcAGTTCCTTGCCCTTTTATGGCAGGAACAAACATGCCCTGCAAAGGAGTATTGTGTCAATCTTGGTGTCAATTTGGAAGAACAATTTATTATCTAGTATGGGAATTCAAGCCTGCTAATTATAAATTTATAAGTGATTCAGATGAAGCTTGCACAAAGCAAGCTATCTCAGTGTGATAtgcatcttatttttatttctcattaaaGGGAAGGTCATGGTTTGTACAGAAACCCAAGAACAATATGAAGTGTAGTATGCCGAGCATAGTGTAGCACTAACTCCAGAAGACCCTTAGCACACAACGCACACAAGAAGACTTGATCGTGGTATGATCAGCACATATATTGATGAAATAAAGAGTTGATAGGAATACCCAATGCAGATCAACATAACCAGGCTGGTCGACATATAGCCTCAGCAAACTTGCTTCCTCTTCTGTTAGTTCACATCAAAATAAGACAGTACATGAGTTAAGACTGCTGTACAATGACTCACAGAACTTAGGTTACTATTGGAAATCCATGGAACCTGTAAGACGTAGTTCGATGATGCGCTTCCACGCATGGGCGGCCTTTTGTAGTGTGTCCTTGAACAAATCCTTCCTGGAGAGCATGGTCCTGTTATCCTTGCGGAACACCTATATTGCACAGGAGTATAGGTAAGTTGACCATTCCGGAAGAGGAGTTTAACAATTGTAATCTCAAACAATACAGCTCAATGCAACAGCTTGTCTTGGGCACATACATTGCACAATCAATGGCCGGGTGTGTGTCTAGCTCAATGTCAATTTGTACAATGGAAAAAGGAGTTCTCTGGACAAAGCATGGACTTGCTGTTGCACACATATGGAACGGAGTTTGAAACTAGAAAGCGATCATAGAATACCCTCTAAGACATTACTGTTGAGCGAAGAAAAGTTTAAAACTTTGGGTCACCATCGTGAGGCGACCAAGCCAAACAGAGGGAAACACTAAAAAAGGTAGCAGGCAGCGGTGGAGCTTAGCATACTAAATCATAATGTAAGGAAAAAGGTGAGGTGAAGCGTTCAAAGCCGAAGGTGGTAAGCCGTGTTAAGTGGCTGCTGGTTTTGCCAAATCAGGCGGCTAAGCTACAGACAAGTCTTGTACGCTGTCGAAAGGTaaaaaactattatttttttccgTTTGCACAAAGCGAATATACGAAATCAGATGTAAaagtcttttttttatttggcttaAAAAAGGTTGGAATCGAATCATTCATCCAGCAGTAGATGCATAATCCGGAGCTGAAAAGCAAAATAGAGGTCAAGTAGCAGCGAAGCACGGAATCCCCAGCAAGTGAAGGATCCGATTTACTACTCAAGTAGCTAGATGCAGCAGCCTAGCAagtaaggaggaggaggaggaggaggcacatCTGAACGGAATTTGGTGCAAGGGGGAGAGAGATCCGTGACTGGATTGGGAATTGGGGAAGCAGAGGGTCGGGAGCAACTGGAGTAGTTAGTAATTACTGGGTCGGATGCGACGAGTCTGGCCATGCGGTCGGCGACGTCGACGGCGTGGCGGGAGCCGGCCCATGCGACCTTCATCTGTTCGACGTCGAACTGCGCGGTGGCCCTCTCGGCGGCGAGGTGGTCCACCTCCGCAGCATCCATCGCCATCGCCTCGAATCCCTCCTCAAAGCCTGCCTTTGTTTCAAGTCGTGCGCTGTGCTTGATCTGGCAGGCTGAATCCAATAAATAGGCGAGAATTGCGATGTGGAAGACGAAGAAGAGGACGGCGCCGCGCCGTGGTGGTGGTTTCAGACAGAcgatccgatccgatccgatccgTCTTTTCTTGGATCCGTGCCTGTCTTTTCTTTTCCTACTAGTACTAGTATATTCATACTACTAATAATTTGTTTTTGACCCACATCAAACATGTGGCGTATAGTACTGTAATATAATAATAATCTAAAATAAGTGATGCAGTTGTAAACAGTACTAGTACTAGTGGAgtacaaataattatattatatttttattagaagaagaaggagaaaatCAGTTGTCATTGTCTCATTGATAGGGTAATTAACGCTGTCGATATTGGTGGACCTTTATTCATCATCAACTAATGGATTTTCCCTAAACCCTTTTAACTAGTAGTACTCTAAAcaggtgtttggtttgagaatTAATTCATTCTAGTACGGTACATTGGACGGCACATCTAGGAGTGGCAATCCGCGGAGAATTCTTTTATTAAAGAATGGATATAAGAAGATTTGATCTCCCGTGAATTTATTTAACCTATTTTGTATTAATTACTCTTTATACatcaataaattatttatttatattacgaacatattattaatatataaaaataatcaactataatttaatttttacatCCACATTAAGGATCCAATTTTCACAAAATTTCTCGTAGAGATGGAGACGAGAGAAAACTTAGCTATTTGCTAAATATAGACAGGAATAGAAAAGCGTTCTCTGATGAAGGATCAATCAATTATatttctcaaaccaaacaaataaATAACGATCAAAGAAAGCCCAAAGATGATTTCTCAAACCGCATACAGATAGGTTATAAAAGGCGGCACGTGTGGAAcacgaagaaaagaaaagagatggTATCACTATCAGGCTATGCTATGATGGATGGAGTAGTACTTCTCCGGCCAGGAAAGAGATCAAGGCCAACACGTGCGGACTCCTAGCTGGACAAGACGATGTCAGCGTAGGCGTGAGTGTTTCACGTTGCCACCGTTCACTCGCTCATGTGCCCATGTGGGATGCATTCCATCGATACACCAAACATTCGATTTTGAttcaaaaatattaataaaaagacCTCTATCTCTTTTAGTAAACATGAGATGAGCCAGATCTCTATCTCTTTTTAGTAAAGATAAGATGGGCTCATCTCAAAACCACGTAATTTCTTTTTGTTCCCTATGAATTCACACAAACCGCACCATCTAATGAGATCGAGACCAGAGATCAAACCTACAACCGACCATTCCACCACGGGGAACCAGACCAACCGACTTAAGATTATGCCCAAGGGAATCATTTCACGACTCAAATTCCCgtcatgaagggattttcgtttccttcagcgctccaacagtTTCCTTTTACGGTTCctgtcacgaagggattctcaaggttattcccttcaggacgggattctttctcatttcccttcgcgattctcATCGAAGGAAAtatgttgaagatgagagaaaataaagaaaataaaaatgaaaaaaaagaatcagaaaatgaataaaatgaagaaaatacaGTGCTCGTTCCTCTCTGAAGTTTTTGATGAACTTGAAGAATGTGACTACAGATTAGGTTAGTGGTGGCAGCagtccagcccagcccagcccaggtatgtatgtatgtatggaCCACTGCAACTGGCGCGCGTGAGGCCCAATAGGATGGCCGTGGAGCCCAGAGCCGGCTGACCATCCGGGCCCGCATGCCAGCCAACCCTTCGCCTTCAACGCGTCTACTCCACTTGCTTCTCTCGCCATcaactgccgccgccgccgccgccgctaggGTTTAGGATCCACCACCCCTTCGCCGATGTCGACGACAAGGCGCCCCCCCTACCGCCGCGGTCCCCCCACCGGCTACGTGCGCCGCGGCCCCGTCCCCCTCGACGCCGCCAAGCCTCGCGCCCCGGCGCCCCTGCGCAAGCCCGTCTTCACCACCATCGACCAGCTGCGCCCCCAGACGCACGGCCACACCCTCACCGCGCGCGTCCTCTCCGCCCGCACCGTCCTCGACAAGGCCTCCCCGCACCTCGGCCGCACCCGCGTCGCCGAGTGCCTCGTCGGCGACCACACCGGCACCGTCCTCGTCACCGCGCGCAACCAGCAGGGTACGTCTCTTGCCCTGATTTCAACAGATAACCGCTCAAATCATCAGTCGTGATTTTCGTTTGGGCATACTCACTCGTTGGTCTTGGCTGCGGATCTGGCATTCATCTTTCTGATACCCCTATTGCAACTGTTGCCACCTGCCACCTGCATTTGTTAGATATACGTCATAGTTTCTGCGCTCTTTGATTATGAGACTTGGTTGTCGCATGCTTATCGGATCATTGTGCTATGTGCTATTACTTGACTCATTACTTTTTGGGTGTGCAATTATAATGGCTGTAGTTTGCACTGGGTTTCCTCCAATATTGTTTGCAGAGTCGCATGGTATAGTTGCCCACAAGGGTATCTGGAAGATTAATTTGTCTCTATGCGAAAAATATCTCATAAGTTACCTAAAGTGGCATGTAACGGACAGTTTCACTTGCGTTCAAGCATGGAAATTCTTGAATATCTATGCTTAAGGCAATTGCAATGAATTGCGGATGGTTAAGCGCTTCTGTAGTCCGCCACACTTGTTTGATAGATTATGAAGGAGGATTATAAGACTTGCTTCTGAAGTTATTATACAGAAGCCGCTGACTGCAAAAGTGATGTGCACTTGTTGCGTCTTTACATGGAAACATATCCCATGCACGACAACCGTCTCTAATTTCCACATACCATGGTCTCATGTTGCACATACTATTATTAATGGTTCAATTCCCTGATTTCCATGTCTATTTGTGTATATACCTGCACAGAATCACAAAAGCTCGCTTATGCTTTTGTGTTAAATAGCTTGTTTTTTCTCTCCTCACAATCATCACTGTTTGTTACAAGTTGCTGTACAACGTCAGTGACATTAATCTTACCTTTGCCTTGTGGTCAGTCGACCTGGTGGAGCCTGGCACCACGGTGATCTTCCGCAACGCCAAGATTGACATGTTCAAGGGGACAATGAGGCTGGCGGTTGACAAGTGGGGGCGGATTGAGGTGACGGAGGATGCGGATTTCCAAGTGAAGGAAGACAACAACATGTCACTGCTGGAGTACGAGCTGGTGGACGTGGTGGAGGAAGAGGATTGAGTGATGCCTTGGCTTTAGTGAACTCCAGCTGTGGACATATAGATTTTAAGGAAGGCAGTAGCAGCAGTAGGGTCCTTGATTTTATCGTGGAAGGCTATTGGAAGTTtaagagttgaagaagcaggtTATGTACAGCAGGTGCGACGGATGGTTTCTGCAAGGCCTGGCCTCGGTTTCATGTTATGTTGCCGGCGGTGATTTAGTTATTGGGCAGCCTATTCCGTTGAACTTGCCCCTGTTATTGTCATGAAGTTGGATCATAAGTTGGCGATGGTTTGGTGTtgatcaacttttttttttctgctctGTGTTTGTTACAACAGCTTGCTCATTGCCCATGAAATCCTATCTGGATCAGGAGATTATTTGCTTGCCATCCGGTTGTTTGCCATTGCTTGAGAGTGAAGAAATAGAAAAGGTGTAAATGACAAGTTTGTTGTTGGCACGTTGTGATTTGATTGCAGTAGCCAAATACTCCTACTAGAGAAAAATCTGCTGTTTATTATACATACTGAGACAGAAACTAAAGGCAGGCCCGCCTGAGTGTTGAGGTGAATGAATCAATTATTCAGCTGAATATGTACTGTAGGAGCTATCCACCATCCTAACTAGTAATAAGCATAAAGCAGAGAGAGAAGTGCATCCGCGTTGGAAGGGAAATAGCGAAATCACATCTATCCCTTATCTATACTAGTAGTAGTGTTAGTTGAATGAAGAATACATGGTGATTGGTGTGGTGTCAGCCATGATTAAACTCCTCGGCTGCAGTTAAACTAGAACCTAGATGCTCTTCGGTGGATGATCCTATCGAATGCGCACACACAGCCATCACCATGGATGTAATTGCCTTTCTTTTACCTGCTCAAGTAACATAAGAATCAGAACTCCATGTGCATCAAGATGGCAAGGCTGATgtagtatttatttatttttgtcagGGAACCAATGCAAATACATTTGCATTTTCTTGTCTGATGCAGTTCCGTAGATAGCAACGCACGTTTCTCCAAAttcaactagattaattctatTACATCTCATCTGGCCTATAATTCTATTACATGACTCTGATACAAGTGTTCCTTTGACATCCAGGCTCCAGATCATAACCCTATCTTATAGGCCTAGCTTAGTTATAGAGTTGTCTAATAGAATCCATCATCACATTTGTGATAAGTTGGTTGGTTCTCTCTGTTGGATGGACAGCATCCCAGTATAAGTACTTGGTAGGATCTCCACACGTTCTTCGCCCTCGGCATGTTTGCCCAACTTCAATGACCCCCGATCCGCAGCACCCTCTTGATACCTCTGATAGGCCTACCGTTCCAAACCACAAGCAAATTTATTAGCCACAAAACATCTACGCCAATCATATCAATATCATCAACTAACTGTAGCGTTGCATACCAAAGTTCTTAGGATCCACTGTTGCGTCATGGATGATTGTATACGTGTCTATGTAACAAGTTTTTATCTGGTTttgataatttataaaattcaatAGCTG
The sequence above is drawn from the Phragmites australis chromosome 10, lpPhrAust1.1, whole genome shotgun sequence genome and encodes:
- the LOC133931044 gene encoding peroxisomal acyl-coenzyme A oxidase 1-like produces the protein MAMDAAEVDHLAAERATAQFDVEQMKVAWAGSRHAVDVADRMARLVASDPVFRKDNRTMLSRKDLFKDTLQKAAHAWKRIIELRLTEEEASLLRLYVDQPGYVDLHWGMFVPAIKGQGTEEQQQKWLPLAYKFQIIGCYAQTELGHGSNVQGLETTATFDPNTDEFVIHSPTLTSSKWWPGGLGKASTHAVVYARLITEGKDYGIHGFIVQLRSLEDHSPLPGVTLGDIGGKFGSGAYNSMDNGVLRFDHVRIPRDQMLMRLSQVTREGKYVHSDVPKQLLYGTMVFVRQSIVADASKALSRAVCIAVRYSAIRKQFGSQVGGPETQVLNYKTQQSRLFPLLASAYAFRFVGDWLKWLYTDVTQKLEAKDFSTLQEAHACTAGLKAVTTSATADAIEECRKLCGGHGYLNSSGLPELFAVYVPACTYEGDNVVLLLQVARILMKTVSQLASGKQPVGTMAYMGKIQYLMQCKCAVNTAEDWLNPAAIQEVFEARALRMAVNCAQNVSQAPSQEDGFYERSPDLLEAAVAHIQLITVTKFIEKVQQDIPGHGVKEQLQNLCNVYALFILHKHLGDFLAAGCITPKQGALANEQLGKLYAQVRPNAVALVDAFNYTDHYLGSVLGRYDGNVYPALYEEAWKDPLNETVVPEGYHDYLRPLLKQQLNLSRL
- the LOC133931048 gene encoding uncharacterized protein At4g28440-like → MSTTRRPPYRRGPPTGYVRRGPVPLDAAKPRAPAPLRKPVFTTIDQLRPQTHGHTLTARVLSARTVLDKASPHLGRTRVAECLVGDHTGTVLVTARNQQVDLVEPGTTVIFRNAKIDMFKGTMRLAVDKWGRIEVTEDADFQVKEDNNMSLLEYELVDVVEEED